From a single Labrus bergylta chromosome 14, fLabBer1.1, whole genome shotgun sequence genomic region:
- the ubash3ba gene encoding ubiquitin-associated and SH3 domain-containing protein B, with the protein MAAKEELYAKVTPRRQRQTRPSTVKHGSALDVLLSMGFPKTRALKALVSTGGKNVQAACDWLFSHVDDPFLDDPLPREYVLYLRPSGPLLQQLSLFWQQSRLSCGKNKAHNIFPHITLCQFFVCADGKVEALSDALQTTAAKWKSRIPAPLPLELYTSSTFIGLFVEEQVAEVLKSFASDFAAEAAAKADVHIEPHKKQLHVTLAYHFQASHLPILEKLAKNVDVSSGCDWLAVLFSRDIRFANHETLQVMYPYAPQNDDELELVPGDFIFMSPVEQSSASEGWVYGTSLGTGMSGLLPENYVNRADESDTWVVHGSQSILNCASPSISGSTVGGLLFEGQLNDSLLDSLMDPPSLTGLCSPMQVSRQTTEPSLSKMRLFVCRHGERMDVVFGKHWVTQCFDSKGRYIRSNLNMPSSLPARSGGHRDYDKDCPITVFGSTQARLVGEALLESHAKIDFVYCSPSLRCVQTAQHILQGLLQDGKTKIRVEPGLFEWTKWVSGTSLPTWIPPADLAAANLSVDTTYRPHIPISKLAVSESYDTYISRSFQVTREILAECKNLGNTVLIVAHASSLEACTRQIQGLSPQNAKDFVQVVRKIPYLGFCASEELGETGVWQLVDPPILPLTHGPNHSFNWREMLMQD; encoded by the exons CCTGAAAGCTCTGGTTTCAACAGGAGGGAAAAACGTGCAGGCAGCTTGTGACTG GCTCTTCTCCCACGTGGACGACCCGTTCCTGGATGACCCTCTTCCTAGAGAGTACGTGTTGTACCTGCGACCCAGTGGGCCTCTGCTTCAGCAGCTCTCGCTCTTCTGGCAGCAGTCCCGCCTCTCCTGCGGCAAGAATAAGGCCCACAACATCTTCCCCCACATCACCCTCTGCCAGTTCTTCGTG TGTGCAGATGGGAAGGTGGAGGCTCTCTCCGACGCTCTCCAGACCACCGCTGCCAAGTGGAAGTCTCGTATACCCGCGCCCCTCCCACTGGAGCTCTACACCTCGTCCACCTTCATTGGTCTCTTCGTGGAGGAGCAGGTGGCCGAAGTGCTGAAGAGTTTTGCTTCGGATTTTGCAGCTGAGGCTGCCGCGAAAGCAG atGTTCACATCGAGCCGCACAAGAAACAGCTTCATGTTACCTTGGCGTACCACTTCCAAGCCAGTCACCTTCCCATTCTGGAGAAGTTGGCCAAAAACGTGGATGTATCTTCAGGCTGCGACTGGCTGGCCGTGCTCTTCTCCCGGGATATTCGGTTTGCGAATCACGAG ACACTGCAGGTCATGTACCCGTATGCGCCTCAGAATGACGATGAGCTGGAGTTGGTGCCAGGAGATTTTATCTTCATGTCTCCGGTGGAGCAGAGCAGTGCCAGTGAGGGCTGGGTGTACGGCACCTCGCTGGGTACCGGGATGTCTGGCCTGCTGCCCGAGAACTACGTCAACCGTGCTGATGAGTCCGACACCTGGGTCGTTCATGG GTCTCAGTCTATTCTCAACTGTGCCTCCCCGTCCATCTCTGGCAGCACTGTGGGTGGGTTACTATTTGAGGGACAGCTGAATGACAGTCTGCTAGACAGTCTCATGGATCCTCCCAGCCTCACCGGCCTCTGTTCCCCCATGCAG GTGTCGAGGCAAACCACTGAGCCGTCTCTGTCCAAGATGAGACTGTTTGTGTGTCGCCATGGAGAGAGGATGGATGTGGTGTTTGGGAAACACTGGGTCACCCAGTGCTTTGACTCCAAAG gcCGATACATTCGCTCTAATCTCAACATGCCATCCAGCCTGCCAGCTAGAAGCGGAGGTCACCGGGACTATGACAAAGACTGTCCGATTACTGTGTTTGGCTCCACCCAGGCCCGTCTTGTAG GTGAAGCCTTGTTGGAAAGTCACGCCAAAATAGACTTTGTTTACTGCTCGCCTTCACTTCGCTGCGTCCAGACTGCACAGCACATTCTGCAGG GCCTGCTGCAGGacggaaaaacaaaaatccgCGTGGAGCCCGGATTGTTTGAATGGACAAAGTGGGTGTCAGGCACATCTCTGCCCACCTGGATCCCCCCAGCTGACTTGGCTGCTGCTAACCTGAGCGTGGACACAACATACAG ACCTCATATTCCCATTAGTAAATTGGCTGTGTCTGAGTCCTACGATACCTACATCAGCCGGAGCTTCCAAGTAACGAGAGAGATTCTGGCAGAGTGCAAAAACCTGG GAAACACGGTCTTGATTGTGGCCCATGCTTCCTCCCTGGAGGCTTGCACTCGCCAGATTCAAGGCCTCAGCCCCCAGAACGCCAAGGACTTTGTCCAAGTGGTCCGAAAG ATTCCTTACTTGGGGTTTTGTGCTAGTGAAGAACTGGGAGAGACCGGGGTGTGGCAGCTGGTCGACCCACCCATCTTGCCTCTCACACATGGACCCAATCACAGTTTCAACTGGAGGGAAATGCTGATGCAAGACTAa